The Zingiber officinale cultivar Zhangliang chromosome 9A, Zo_v1.1, whole genome shotgun sequence genome window below encodes:
- the LOC122019165 gene encoding putative RING-H2 finger protein ATL69 produces MDNQTATQVITVTVYFAAGLLILLVYVAYLKRWCRLRRDLQNSGGGDDAEPAMDVAVAAPETLAEAEAARRRRQILEAIRVVVVGSSAQGNGDEEEADCSICLCKYEAGEEARVLPECCHMYHKACIDPWLVVFNGQRCPLCCAPVVSPAEKPQ; encoded by the coding sequence ATGGACAACCAAACGGCAACCCAAGTCATCACCGTCACCGTCTACTTCGCCGCCGGCCTCCTCATCCTCCTTGTCTACGTCGCCTACCTCAAGCGCTGGTGCCGCCTCCGGCGAGATCTCCAGAACAGCGGCGGCGGCGACGACGCGGAACCAGCCATGGATGTGGCCGTGGCGGCGCCAGAAACGTTGGCTGAGGCCGAAGCCGCTCGTCGTCGCCGTCAGATCCTGGAGGCGATTAGGGTGGTGGTGGTTGGCAGCAGTGCCCAGGGGAATGGAGACGAGGAGGAGGCGGACTGCTCGATCTGCCTGTGCAAGTACGAAGCAGGGGAGGAGGCGCGGGTGCTGCCAGAGTGCTGCCACATGTACCACAAGGCCTGCATCGACCCGTGGCTCGTCGTCTTCAACGGCCAACGCTGCCCTCTTTGCTGCGCGCCGGTGGT